A stretch of Chloroflexota bacterium DNA encodes these proteins:
- a CDS encoding threonine/serine dehydratase encodes MELEMPTLQDVLTARLRIRPHLRATPLFRYAALDQLAGMQVYVKHENHQPVGAFKVRGGINLVSQLSDDEKRRGVVSASTGNHGQSVAYAARLFGTRAVIGVPHGANPLKVEAMQSLGAEVLFLGQDFDEARVAAETVAEERNMRFIHSANEPRLIAGVGTHTLEVLEEQPDIEVVIVPVGGGSGASGACIVAKAINPRIQVIGVQAASAPAAYLSWKENRLAEAPSSTFAEGLATRVGFTLTQAILRKHLDDFVLVSDDELRQSMRIMLEKTRNLVEGAGASPLAAALKLKDRLAGKKVALIVSGGNSSMEHLRQAMGW; translated from the coding sequence ATGGAACTTGAAATGCCGACCTTGCAGGATGTGCTGACGGCGCGGCTGCGCATCCGGCCACACCTGCGCGCGACGCCGCTGTTCCGCTACGCCGCGCTGGACCAGTTAGCCGGCATGCAGGTGTACGTCAAGCATGAGAACCATCAGCCGGTCGGCGCGTTCAAAGTCCGCGGCGGCATCAACCTCGTCTCGCAGTTGAGCGACGACGAGAAGCGGCGCGGCGTCGTGAGCGCCTCGACCGGCAATCACGGCCAGTCGGTAGCGTACGCGGCGCGGCTGTTCGGCACCAGGGCCGTCATCGGCGTGCCACACGGCGCCAACCCGCTCAAGGTCGAGGCAATGCAGAGCCTGGGCGCGGAGGTGCTGTTCCTCGGCCAGGACTTCGACGAGGCGCGCGTGGCGGCCGAGACGGTGGCGGAGGAGCGCAACATGCGCTTCATCCACTCGGCCAACGAGCCGCGCCTGATCGCCGGCGTCGGCACGCACACGCTCGAGGTGCTCGAAGAGCAGCCCGACATCGAGGTCGTGATCGTGCCGGTCGGCGGCGGCAGCGGCGCGAGCGGCGCATGTATCGTCGCCAAGGCGATCAACCCGCGCATTCAGGTCATCGGCGTGCAGGCCGCCTCGGCGCCCGCCGCGTACCTGTCGTGGAAGGAAAATCGCCTGGCCGAAGCGCCCAGCTCCACCTTCGCCGAGGGGCTGGCCACGCGCGTCGGCTTCACGCTGACGCAGGCGATCCTGCGCAAGCACCTCGACGACTTCGTGCTCGTCAGCGATGACGAGCTGCGCCAGTCGATGCGCATCATGCTGGAAAAGACGCGCAATCTGGTCGAGGGCGCCGGCGCGTCGCCGCTGGCGGCGGCGCTGAAGCTGAAGGACCGGCTGGCCGGCAAGAAAGTCGCGCTGATCGTCAGCGGCGGCAACTCCTCGATGGAGCACCTGCGGCAGGCGATGGGCTGGTAG
- a CDS encoding TlpA family protein disulfide reductase: MSQVAPARPESPWKMLLGFGVGLALVVTGVLWLVITTANAASAPPPGAATASLDPRIGKEVEFTLFDMAGNSVKVSDFRGRPVIINLWASWCPPCKAELPELMAFYRQYESTGLVVLAVDTEDEMEAAARFIADWQMPFTVLWDPEATVLEQLKARGLPTTYVLDRNGILRQVWNGQLMKTTLDQQIAPLVMQ, encoded by the coding sequence ATGAGTCAGGTAGCGCCGGCCAGGCCGGAATCGCCGTGGAAAATGCTGCTCGGCTTTGGGGTCGGCCTGGCGCTGGTTGTGACTGGCGTGCTCTGGCTCGTCATTACGACCGCCAACGCCGCGTCGGCGCCGCCGCCCGGCGCAGCCACCGCCAGCCTCGACCCGCGCATTGGCAAGGAAGTCGAATTCACGCTGTTCGACATGGCCGGCAACTCAGTCAAGGTAAGCGACTTCCGCGGACGGCCGGTGATCATCAACCTGTGGGCGTCGTGGTGCCCGCCGTGCAAGGCCGAGCTGCCGGAGTTGATGGCGTTCTATCGCCAATATGAGAGCACCGGGCTGGTCGTGCTGGCCGTGGATACCGAGGATGAGATGGAAGCCGCTGCGCGTTTCATCGCCGACTGGCAGATGCCGTTCACCGTATTGTGGGATCCCGAGGCGACCGTGCTGGAGCAGTTGAAAGCGCGCGGCCTGCCGACGACCTATGTGCTCGACCGCAACGGCATCCTGCGGCAGGTCTGGAACGGGCAGTTGATGAAGACGACGCTCGACCAGCAAATCGCCCCGCTGGTTATGCAGTAG
- a CDS encoding aminopeptidase P family N-terminal domain-containing protein: MIDYAARVATIQARMAEQRIAVLYLPPGANLFYLTGIRRREQGGTDHNAYGAILLAATWA; this comes from the coding sequence ATGATTGACTATGCAGCGCGGGTGGCGACCATTCAGGCGCGGATGGCGGAGCAGCGCATTGCTGTGCTGTACCTGCCGCCGGGCGCCAACCTGTTCTACCTGACCGGCATCCGGCGACGGGAGCAGGGCGGCACGGATCATAACGCCTACGGCGCTATATTGTTGGCGGCTACCTGGGCCTGA
- a CDS encoding dienelactone hydrolase family protein: MCYDSQARPPVPPIAGGAATGEEIVLTAADGNRFAGYIARSGNAAGASVLIYPDVRGLHQFYKELALRFAEIGHTALAIDYFGRTAGLGVRDDAFEFRPHVEKMTLPTFYADVRAGLDYLRLQASGKVFVTGFCMGGTLTLLSGTEDFGFAGIIPFYSGFGRVFPGARGTALAVANTVRYPVLGLYGGADAGVLVADVEKLDVALDITGVKHDIVIYPGAPHSFFDRRYAEFADASADAWTRIIAFIAANK; this comes from the coding sequence ATGTGCTACGATTCGCAAGCGCGGCCGCCCGTGCCGCCAATTGCCGGCGGCGCGGCCACCGGTGAGGAGATTGTTCTGACGGCAGCGGACGGCAATCGCTTCGCCGGCTACATCGCGCGCTCCGGCAACGCGGCGGGCGCGTCGGTGCTGATCTATCCGGATGTACGCGGCCTGCACCAGTTCTACAAAGAATTGGCGCTGCGCTTCGCCGAGATCGGGCACACGGCGCTGGCGATCGACTACTTCGGCCGCACGGCCGGGCTTGGCGTGCGCGACGACGCGTTCGAGTTTCGCCCGCATGTGGAGAAGATGACGCTGCCGACGTTCTATGCCGACGTGCGGGCCGGGCTTGATTACCTGCGCCTCCAGGCGAGCGGCAAGGTCTTTGTGACTGGCTTCTGCATGGGCGGCACGCTGACGCTGCTCTCCGGGACCGAGGATTTTGGTTTTGCGGGCATCATCCCATTCTACTCTGGCTTCGGTCGCGTATTTCCCGGCGCGCGCGGCACGGCGCTGGCCGTAGCCAATACGGTGCGCTATCCGGTGCTCGGCCTGTACGGTGGCGCCGATGCCGGCGTTTTGGTCGCCGATGTGGAGAAGCTCGACGTCGCGCTCGACATAACCGGTGTCAAGCACGACATCGTCATCTACCCTGGCGCGCCGCACAGCTTCTTTGACCGGCGCTACGCCGAGTTTGCCGACGCCTCGGCCGATGCGTGGACGCGGATCATCGCGTTCATCGCGGCGAACAAGTAG
- a CDS encoding NAD-dependent epimerase/dehydratase family protein: protein MKILVTGGAGFIGSHITDTFIAAGHAVVVLDDLSTGKRQNVNPQARLVQMDIRDPQVDALFAAEQFEGVVHQAARANVRESMEKPLLYADVNILGSLNLLEASRKHGVKKFLYASTGGAAYGEPKQLPVPETHAVNPLDPYGASKHHVEHYLFLYRANYGLSYTVLRYPNVYGPRQDPHGEAGVVAIFTARMLKGEPVVINGDGTQERDFCFVGDVARANLLALSQGDGEIFNIGTGRGTNINEIFDHLSELTHYPQPRSHGPRKLGEVFQIYLDPSKAKRGLGWQAEVSLADGLKRTVDFFRP from the coding sequence ATGAAAATACTGGTCACCGGCGGCGCCGGCTTCATCGGCTCGCATATCACCGACACGTTCATCGCGGCCGGGCACGCGGTCGTGGTGCTCGACGATCTCTCCACGGGCAAGCGGCAGAACGTCAACCCGCAGGCCCGGCTCGTGCAGATGGACATTCGCGACCCGCAGGTGGACGCCCTGTTCGCGGCCGAGCAGTTCGAGGGCGTGGTGCACCAGGCCGCGCGCGCCAACGTGCGCGAGTCGATGGAGAAGCCGCTGCTGTACGCCGATGTGAACATCCTCGGCTCGCTGAACCTGCTCGAAGCGTCGCGCAAGCACGGCGTGAAGAAGTTCCTGTACGCCTCCACCGGCGGCGCGGCCTACGGCGAGCCGAAGCAGTTGCCGGTGCCGGAGACGCACGCTGTCAACCCGCTCGACCCGTACGGCGCCAGCAAGCACCACGTCGAGCACTACCTGTTCCTCTACCGCGCCAACTACGGCCTGTCGTACACCGTGCTGCGCTACCCGAACGTCTACGGCCCGCGCCAGGACCCGCACGGCGAGGCCGGCGTCGTTGCGATCTTTACCGCGCGCATGCTCAAGGGCGAGCCGGTCGTCATCAACGGCGACGGCACGCAGGAGCGCGACTTCTGCTTCGTCGGCGACGTGGCGCGCGCGAACCTGCTGGCGCTCTCGCAGGGCGACGGCGAGATCTTCAACATCGGCACCGGGCGCGGCACGAACATTAACGAGATCTTCGACCACCTGTCCGAGTTGACGCACTACCCCCAGCCGCGCTCGCACGGCCCCAGGAAGCTCGGCGAGGTCTTTCAGATCTATCTCGACCCGTCGAAGGCGAAGCGCGGGCTTGGCTGGCAGGCCGAAGTGTCGCTGGCCGACGGCTTGAAGCGCACGGTCGACTTCTTCCGCCCATAG
- a CDS encoding PilZ domain-containing protein produces the protein MSTMNITGDGASIDNRREHVRVAVRQTLTYDYYDEAGQKLGVGIGATVNVSEDGLMLTTDKYLQSGMQVLIEIVSHLYVFMATAVVAHSAEIGDTLYQVGVHYTDIIQGDWSLIDPSRQAGTLPGGSQNHGT, from the coding sequence ATGTCAACTATGAACATCACCGGCGACGGGGCGTCGATAGACAATCGGCGCGAGCATGTGCGCGTGGCCGTGCGTCAGACGCTGACCTACGACTATTACGACGAGGCCGGGCAGAAACTGGGTGTTGGCATCGGCGCGACGGTCAATGTGAGCGAGGACGGCCTGATGCTGACGACCGACAAGTATCTGCAGTCGGGCATGCAGGTGCTGATCGAGATTGTCAGCCACCTGTACGTCTTTATGGCGACGGCCGTGGTGGCCCACTCCGCCGAGATTGGCGACACGCTGTATCAGGTCGGCGTCCACTACACCGATATCATCCAGGGCGATTGGAGTCTCATCGATCCAAGCCGACAGGCCGGCACGCTGCCCGGCGGGAGCCAGAATCATGGAACTTGA
- a CDS encoding HNH endonuclease, which yields MDGSVLVLNATYEPLNVVSIRRAIVLLLKEKAEVVEAAAAVLRAERRHFEYPLVIRLVTYVKVPRQMGLPLTRRTVLARDQYTCQYCGTQPGKNHLTVDHIVPRSKGGLTVWENVVAACAACNQRKGNRTPSDATMPLRSKPARPRYVAIVLLGHANAPRVWHKYLQSA from the coding sequence ATGGATGGCAGTGTGCTTGTGCTGAACGCCACGTATGAGCCGTTAAACGTGGTGTCGATTCGGCGCGCCATCGTCCTCCTGCTGAAGGAAAAGGCCGAGGTGGTCGAGGCGGCCGCCGCGGTCCTGCGCGCAGAGCGCCGGCACTTCGAGTACCCGCTGGTCATCCGCCTGGTGACCTACGTGAAGGTGCCGCGCCAGATGGGTCTGCCGCTGACGCGCCGCACCGTGCTGGCGCGCGACCAGTATACCTGCCAGTACTGCGGCACGCAGCCGGGCAAGAACCACCTGACGGTGGACCACATCGTCCCGCGCTCCAAGGGCGGCCTGACCGTCTGGGAGAACGTGGTCGCTGCGTGCGCCGCGTGCAACCAGCGCAAGGGCAACCGCACGCCGTCCGATGCGACCATGCCGCTGCGCAGCAAGCCGGCGCGCCCGCGCTACGTCGCCATCGTCCTGCTGGGCCACGCCAACGCGCCGCGCGTCTGGCACAAATACCTGCAGAGCGCCTGA
- a CDS encoding glycosyltransferase family 4 protein, which yields MVTLKVALNGAFLHRPDTGSGQYLTHLLAELRDPTYGVEMVVHAPASGGNLAKVRFEQIGFPASARASGADVAHVPYFGSAWLTRLPTVVTVHDLIPVVLPLYRGSAKVRAYTKLVSLAAARARVILADSEASKRDIVAYLGIDESRVRVVYLAADERYKPVTDSAALDAVRAKYRLPESFALYLGGFDQRKNVPNLVRAFASVARGLGPDYSLVLAGRPPATVSDFFPDVGTVVHDLELTEHVQWIGEVDETDKPALYTLAGCFVFPSYYEGFGLPVLEAMACGTPVVAGNRGSLPEIVGDAGFLVEPDEVARIAGAIIASLIDEPLRAAHRRKGLARAAMFSWTQCARETVEAYQLAASR from the coding sequence ATGGTCACACTCAAAGTCGCGCTCAACGGCGCCTTCCTTCACCGCCCCGACACCGGCAGCGGCCAGTACCTCACGCACCTGCTCGCCGAACTGCGCGACCCGACCTACGGCGTCGAGATGGTCGTCCATGCGCCTGCGTCGGGCGGCAACCTCGCCAAAGTGCGCTTCGAGCAGATCGGCTTTCCGGCGTCGGCGCGCGCGTCCGGCGCCGACGTCGCGCATGTGCCATACTTCGGCTCGGCGTGGCTGACGCGCCTGCCGACCGTCGTCACGGTGCACGACCTGATTCCGGTGGTGCTGCCGCTCTATCGCGGCTCGGCGAAGGTACGCGCCTACACGAAGCTGGTCTCGCTGGCGGCGGCGCGCGCACGCGTCATCCTGGCCGACTCGGAGGCGTCGAAGCGCGATATTGTGGCGTATCTGGGCATTGACGAAAGCCGCGTGCGCGTGGTCTACCTCGCCGCCGACGAGCGCTACAAGCCGGTGACGGACAGCGCCGCGCTCGACGCCGTGCGGGCAAAGTACCGCCTGCCGGAGTCGTTTGCGCTCTATCTGGGCGGCTTCGACCAGCGCAAGAACGTGCCAAACCTGGTGCGCGCCTTCGCCAGCGTCGCGCGCGGGCTGGGGCCGGATTACTCGCTGGTGCTGGCCGGGCGGCCGCCGGCGACCGTCTCGGACTTCTTCCCCGACGTGGGCACCGTGGTGCACGACCTGGAGCTCACCGAGCACGTGCAGTGGATTGGCGAGGTGGACGAGACCGACAAACCCGCGCTATACACGCTGGCCGGCTGCTTCGTCTTCCCCTCGTACTACGAGGGCTTCGGCCTGCCGGTACTGGAGGCAATGGCGTGCGGCACGCCAGTCGTGGCGGGCAACCGCGGCTCCCTGCCGGAGATCGTCGGCGATGCCGGGTTCCTGGTCGAGCCTGACGAGGTCGCGCGGATTGCCGGTGCCATCATCGCCAGCCTGATCGACGAACCGCTGCGCGCCGCGCACCGCCGCAAAGGGCTGGCGCGTGCCGCGATGTTCTCGTGGACGCAGTGCGCACGCGAGACAGTCGAAGCCTATCAGCTAGCGGCTAGTCGCTAG
- a CDS encoding cation:proton antiporter, whose amino-acid sequence MLNVLLLLGIVIFAAKASGWVSTRLGQPAVLGELLAGLLLGPTLLDIMAWPLFAEGHAHDVVKVLAEIGVILLMFIAGLEVNLADMRRAGKAAAWTGALGVAVPWIMGAAFAVMVGYPADRSLFVGIILTATSVSISAQTLIELKLLRTREGLVLLGAAVFDDVLVILALSLFLALSSGASGDPASLIWIVVRMAGFVAVAVAIGLFALQPLLRWIERLPISASVLSATVVVTFLYAWTAEALGGIAAITGAFIAGVFIGRTHARETIESGIHALTYGFFVPIFFVSIGLEVNARAMGETGPLFVAGLCVVAIVSKIVGCGLGARAGGVAWPEALRIGIGMISRGEVGLIVASIGLSSGLISDAVYAATVIMVLVTTLVTPPLLRLAFGLSARGSRGGQT is encoded by the coding sequence ATGCTGAACGTACTCTTACTGCTGGGCATCGTGATCTTCGCGGCCAAAGCGAGCGGCTGGGTCAGCACGCGTCTGGGTCAACCGGCCGTGCTGGGCGAGTTGCTGGCCGGGTTGCTGCTCGGCCCCACACTGCTTGACATCATGGCCTGGCCGCTGTTTGCGGAGGGGCACGCCCACGATGTCGTCAAGGTGCTGGCCGAGATCGGCGTCATCCTGCTCATGTTCATCGCCGGGCTGGAAGTCAACCTCGCGGACATGCGCCGCGCGGGCAAAGCAGCGGCGTGGACGGGGGCACTGGGCGTTGCCGTGCCGTGGATCATGGGCGCGGCCTTCGCGGTTATGGTCGGCTATCCGGCCGATCGCAGTCTGTTTGTCGGCATCATCCTGACCGCCACGAGCGTAAGCATTTCGGCGCAGACGCTGATCGAGTTGAAGCTGTTACGCACCCGCGAAGGGCTGGTGCTGCTGGGCGCGGCCGTGTTCGACGACGTGCTGGTTATTCTGGCGCTCTCGCTGTTCCTGGCGCTGTCCAGCGGGGCATCCGGCGATCCAGCCAGCCTGATCTGGATTGTCGTGCGCATGGCCGGATTCGTGGCGGTGGCGGTGGCGATCGGCCTGTTTGCCCTGCAACCGCTACTGCGCTGGATCGAGCGCCTGCCGATCAGCGCCAGCGTGTTGTCCGCGACGGTTGTGGTCACGTTCCTGTACGCCTGGACCGCCGAGGCGCTGGGCGGCATCGCCGCGATCACCGGCGCGTTCATTGCAGGCGTGTTCATTGGCCGCACGCACGCGCGCGAAACGATCGAGTCGGGCATTCATGCGCTGACCTACGGTTTCTTCGTGCCGATCTTCTTCGTGAGCATCGGGCTGGAGGTCAACGCCCGCGCCATGGGCGAGACGGGGCCGCTGTTTGTGGCCGGGCTGTGCGTGGTGGCGATTGTCTCGAAGATCGTTGGCTGCGGACTGGGAGCGCGGGCGGGCGGCGTGGCCTGGCCGGAGGCGCTGCGAATCGGCATCGGCATGATCTCGCGCGGCGAGGTCGGACTGATTGTGGCATCGATCGGACTGAGCAGCGGCCTGATCTCCGATGCGGTCTACGCCGCGACGGTGATCATGGTGCTGGTGACGACGCTGGTGACGCCGCCGCTGCTACGACTGGCGTTTGGGCTGTCGGCGCGAGGCAGCCGCGGAGGGCAAACATGA
- a CDS encoding HAD family hydrolase translates to MGTVKAILFDFDGTLVFGEPDIWSLYTQFARDYGLVVSEDATRSAERFAHHYYAGFNYKEDYDRLGGGLAWRLYYMQRTLHVMTGGRVPVDDLLDAAKYVGARLGEEPRQRQVPPDVRATLDRLLADGYTLGLVTNRRDDEMSEVYDPHGLHHYFKFTVTVSGGIAPKPFRAMFDLALARAGCTAAEAMHVGDNPYADVAGAEAAGIRAVLYDPKRLFPEAECCVITEFPQLLDLVAR, encoded by the coding sequence ATGGGCACGGTCAAAGCAATCCTGTTCGACTTCGACGGCACGCTGGTCTTCGGCGAGCCCGACATCTGGTCGCTCTACACACAGTTCGCGCGCGACTACGGCCTGGTCGTCAGCGAGGACGCCACGCGCAGCGCCGAGCGTTTCGCGCACCACTACTACGCCGGTTTCAACTACAAAGAGGATTACGACCGGCTGGGCGGCGGCCTGGCGTGGCGGCTGTACTACATGCAGCGCACGCTGCACGTGATGACCGGCGGGCGCGTGCCGGTGGATGATCTGCTCGATGCGGCAAAGTACGTGGGCGCGCGGCTGGGCGAGGAACCGCGCCAGCGCCAGGTGCCGCCCGACGTGCGGGCCACGCTCGACCGGCTGCTGGCCGACGGCTACACGCTCGGCCTCGTCACCAACCGGCGCGACGACGAGATGTCCGAGGTATACGACCCGCACGGGCTCCATCACTACTTCAAGTTCACCGTCACGGTGTCCGGCGGGATCGCGCCCAAGCCGTTCCGCGCCATGTTCGACCTGGCGCTGGCGCGCGCGGGCTGCACCGCGGCCGAGGCGATGCATGTGGGCGACAACCCGTATGCCGACGTGGCAGGCGCGGAGGCGGCCGGCATTCGCGCCGTGCTGTACGATCCGAAGCGGCTGTTCCCCGAAGCCGAGTGCTGCGTCATCACGGAGTTCCCGCAACTGCTCGACCTCGTTGCGCGCTAG
- a CDS encoding SDR family oxidoreductase, translated as MAGLRVAIVTGSAKGIGAAVVERLARDGLTPVVNYRTSEREALELVERVRPLAPDACAVRADVSQPVEAERLIAQTMARFGRLDVLVNGAGPWLVKDAYETSVDEWRTMLDGNLSSAFYCCKFALAPMRAQGGGCIVNFGSANAELARGAPGVTAYHVAKAGVVVLTRSLARSEGPRGIRVNCVNPGYVDTYALSDADRARMPAQIPLRRIGRPAEIAEAVAFLVSERASYINGDVLNVHGGLWV; from the coding sequence GTGGCGGGTCTGCGGGTGGCGATTGTGACGGGGAGCGCAAAAGGCATCGGCGCGGCCGTGGTCGAGCGGCTGGCGCGCGACGGCCTGACGCCGGTGGTGAACTACCGCACCAGCGAGCGCGAGGCGCTGGAACTGGTTGAGCGGGTGCGCCCGCTGGCGCCGGATGCTTGCGCCGTGCGCGCCGACGTCTCGCAGCCGGTCGAGGCGGAGCGCCTGATAGCGCAGACGATGGCGCGCTTCGGGCGGCTCGACGTGCTCGTCAACGGCGCCGGGCCCTGGCTGGTCAAGGATGCCTACGAGACGAGCGTGGACGAGTGGCGGACGATGCTCGACGGCAACCTCTCGTCGGCGTTTTACTGCTGCAAGTTCGCGCTGGCGCCGATGCGCGCGCAGGGCGGCGGCTGCATCGTGAATTTCGGATCGGCCAATGCGGAACTGGCGCGCGGCGCGCCGGGCGTCACGGCGTATCATGTCGCCAAGGCGGGCGTCGTCGTGCTGACGCGCTCGCTGGCGCGCAGCGAGGGACCGCGCGGCATCCGCGTCAACTGCGTCAACCCCGGCTACGTGGACACGTACGCGCTGTCCGACGCCGACCGGGCGCGCATGCCCGCGCAGATCCCGCTGCGGCGCATCGGCCGCCCGGCGGAGATCGCGGAGGCGGTGGCGTTTCTCGTCTCGGAGCGCGCGTCGTACATCAACGGCGACGTGTTGAATGTGCACGGCGGCCTGTGGGTCTGA
- a CDS encoding GNAT family N-acetyltransferase: MIIETARLLMREFVADDWQAVLAYQADPRYMRFYDMDERTEADVRKFVQMFLDQQAESPRQRFQLAVTLKESGVLIGNCGIRVNNVEWREANIGYEIAPELWGRGYASEAARAILTFGFAQLAMHRIWAWCVADNAGSARVLEKLGMTLEAREREKELIRGQWYDSLTYAILEREYAEDDRMTTRS, translated from the coding sequence ATGATTATTGAAACGGCGCGGTTGCTGATGCGCGAGTTCGTGGCGGACGACTGGCAAGCCGTACTGGCGTACCAAGCCGACCCGCGCTACATGCGCTTCTACGACATGGACGAGCGCACCGAAGCCGATGTGCGCAAGTTCGTGCAGATGTTTCTCGACCAGCAGGCCGAGAGCCCGCGCCAGCGTTTTCAACTGGCGGTGACGCTCAAGGAGAGCGGCGTGCTGATCGGCAACTGCGGCATCCGCGTCAACAACGTGGAGTGGCGCGAGGCCAATATCGGCTACGAGATCGCGCCGGAGTTGTGGGGCCGCGGCTACGCCAGCGAGGCGGCGCGCGCGATCCTCACGTTCGGCTTCGCGCAGCTCGCCATGCACCGCATCTGGGCGTGGTGCGTTGCCGACAACGCCGGCTCGGCGCGGGTGCTGGAGAAGCTCGGCATGACGCTCGAAGCGCGCGAGCGCGAGAAGGAGCTTATTCGCGGCCAGTGGTATGACTCGCTGACGTATGCAATCCTCGAGCGGGAGTATGCGGAGGATGACAGGATGACCACAAGATCGTGA
- a CDS encoding IS4 family transposase: MGLPPILDATQWAERVVTIAAAMAAHPRASLPQLFTRWPDLKAAYRLLAHASSTPDELQATHREQVHARLARPGTYLLPEDTTELSWAGRAPGAGLGPIGARKYGAVGFLLHSVLALGWPREPAAGWPATRPPVELLGLAGQSYQVRQPRPAGEARADWRAVLRRTRESQIWSAMTAQLGPAPDDRRVRWVRVADRGADIYEFLCSCAANRHGYVVRAAQDRVVLNARGQRRGSLWQVARAQAACGQFDLELRARPQQAARTAHLRVSAVVVNLQAPQRPGQKAGTLPSVRCTVVRVWEARAPKGAKRLEWHLLCDGERTRWADARECSLQYATRWLCEEFHKALKTGLQVEQLQLRTGRGLMAATAIKSVVALRLVELREQVHRQPTSPAVHSGLSEAELTMLRRVSGRSLVTVRDVALALGNLGGHLNRKRDGLPGWQTLWRGWLHLQALVTGAYLARTTSKKSG; the protein is encoded by the coding sequence ATGGGCCTGCCACCGATCCTCGACGCTACACAGTGGGCTGAACGAGTCGTGACGATCGCCGCGGCCATGGCCGCGCATCCGCGCGCCTCGCTGCCCCAGTTGTTTACACGCTGGCCGGACCTGAAAGCGGCCTATCGCTTGTTGGCGCACGCGTCCAGCACGCCCGACGAGTTGCAGGCCACCCATCGTGAGCAGGTGCATGCACGGCTGGCACGGCCCGGTACGTATCTGCTGCCGGAGGACACGACGGAATTGTCGTGGGCGGGTCGCGCACCCGGCGCGGGACTCGGTCCAATCGGTGCGCGTAAGTATGGCGCGGTTGGGTTCTTGCTGCACTCGGTGCTGGCGCTGGGTTGGCCGCGTGAACCGGCCGCCGGGTGGCCCGCCACCCGCCCGCCCGTGGAGTTGTTGGGCTTGGCCGGGCAAAGCTATCAAGTCCGGCAACCGCGTCCAGCGGGGGAAGCGCGCGCGGACTGGCGGGCGGTCCTGCGCCGCACGCGTGAATCGCAAATCTGGAGTGCGATGACGGCGCAACTGGGGCCAGCCCCGGATGACCGCCGGGTACGGTGGGTGCGTGTGGCGGATCGCGGGGCCGACATCTACGAGTTCCTGTGCAGCTGTGCAGCAAACCGCCATGGCTATGTGGTGCGGGCCGCACAGGATCGGGTGGTGCTCAACGCGCGCGGGCAGCGGCGCGGGAGCTTGTGGCAGGTCGCGCGCGCGCAAGCGGCGTGTGGGCAGTTCGACCTGGAACTGCGTGCGCGGCCACAGCAAGCGGCCCGCACGGCTCATCTGCGCGTGAGCGCGGTGGTCGTCAATCTGCAAGCCCCGCAACGACCTGGCCAAAAAGCCGGCACGTTGCCGAGCGTGCGCTGCACAGTCGTGCGGGTCTGGGAAGCGCGGGCCCCCAAGGGCGCGAAACGTTTGGAATGGCACCTGCTCTGCGATGGTGAACGCACGCGTTGGGCGGACGCCCGCGAGTGCAGTTTGCAATATGCAACACGCTGGTTATGTGAAGAGTTCCATAAAGCGCTGAAAACAGGTCTGCAGGTCGAACAGTTGCAACTGCGGACGGGTCGGGGCTTGATGGCGGCCACCGCCATCAAGAGCGTCGTGGCGCTGCGTCTGGTTGAGTTGCGCGAACAGGTGCATCGCCAGCCGACAAGTCCCGCGGTCCACAGCGGGCTGAGTGAGGCAGAACTCACGATGCTGCGTCGCGTGAGCGGTCGTTCTCTGGTTACCGTGCGCGACGTGGCACTGGCCTTGGGCAATCTGGGTGGACATCTCAACCGCAAGCGCGACGGCTTACCCGGCTGGCAAACCCTGTGGCGCGGCTGGCTGCATCTCCAGGCCCTGGTCACCGGTGCTTATCTGGCCAGGACAACCTCGAAGAAATCTGGGTAA